A stretch of Edaphobacter lichenicola DNA encodes these proteins:
- a CDS encoding multicopper oxidase family protein, whose product MLSRRRLLQRGLTSAAGLTLSRTVPAMQQAMASPAQVRSGVKLTRYVDPLPIPPVIRATGKPNEVIDIEMHQFQQKVHRDLPPTTLWGYNSSWPGPTIEAQSGQPLSINWISKLPTTHLLPIDHSIHGAESSLPAVRNVAHLHGACAMPDDDGYPEAWFTAQGEHGPHGAKFNPRPSAYPNCQPSTTLWYHDHCLGITRLNVYAGLAGFYLIRDEAEKALNLPQGDYEIPLMLQDRLFHHDGSLYYPKVVNGPKEHPIWIQEFYGDYNCVNGKVTPSLEVEPRKYRFRIVNAANARFYHLRLFNSDATGKIQNDSFDVPSFQQIGTDGGLLPAPLELHYLLIGPAERFDIVIDFSGSEGKSFSLINDAPAPYTMGGQYLAEDVMLFKVTKPLSSPDTSVVPEALVPFEPLVPTYATRERLLLVSEKERPSDGYVIIGLLGNARWHEPITEDPKAGSTEIWSFVNITGDVHPLHIHLVRFQVLNRQTFDVPTYQQTGKLVFTGRPMAPESNERPAHKDTIKSYPGYVTRVIMRFDLPHEAPVSPGDELLYVWHCHILEHEDNEMMRPYKVIV is encoded by the coding sequence GGAGTCAAACTCACCCGCTACGTCGATCCGCTGCCGATCCCGCCGGTTATCCGCGCCACAGGAAAACCAAACGAAGTCATCGACATCGAAATGCACCAGTTTCAGCAAAAGGTGCACCGAGATCTCCCGCCGACGACCCTTTGGGGATACAACAGCTCCTGGCCCGGCCCAACCATCGAAGCCCAGAGCGGCCAGCCCCTCAGCATCAACTGGATCAGCAAGCTTCCCACAACGCATCTCCTCCCCATCGATCATTCCATCCACGGCGCGGAATCGTCTCTACCCGCAGTCCGCAACGTTGCGCATCTCCACGGCGCCTGCGCAATGCCCGACGACGACGGCTACCCCGAAGCCTGGTTCACAGCGCAAGGCGAACATGGGCCGCACGGCGCGAAGTTCAACCCCCGCCCCTCGGCCTATCCCAACTGCCAACCCTCCACCACCCTCTGGTATCACGATCACTGCCTCGGCATCACGCGGCTGAATGTCTACGCCGGATTAGCAGGCTTCTATCTCATTCGCGACGAAGCGGAAAAAGCTCTCAACCTCCCTCAAGGCGACTACGAAATCCCCCTCATGCTGCAGGACCGCCTCTTCCACCACGACGGCTCCCTCTACTATCCAAAAGTTGTCAACGGCCCGAAGGAACACCCCATCTGGATCCAGGAGTTCTACGGCGACTACAACTGCGTCAACGGAAAAGTCACCCCATCCCTCGAGGTTGAGCCGCGCAAGTATCGCTTCCGAATCGTCAACGCCGCGAACGCACGCTTCTATCACCTGCGCCTCTTCAACTCCGACGCCACCGGAAAGATCCAGAACGACTCCTTCGACGTCCCGTCCTTCCAGCAGATCGGCACCGACGGCGGCCTCCTCCCTGCCCCCCTCGAACTCCACTACCTCCTCATCGGGCCCGCCGAGCGCTTCGATATCGTCATCGACTTCTCCGGCTCTGAAGGCAAATCCTTCTCGCTGATAAACGACGCCCCCGCACCCTACACGATGGGCGGCCAGTACCTCGCCGAAGACGTCATGCTCTTCAAAGTGACAAAGCCGCTCTCCAGCCCGGACACCAGCGTCGTCCCCGAAGCGCTCGTCCCGTTCGAGCCGCTCGTTCCCACCTATGCGACCCGCGAGCGTCTCCTCCTCGTCTCAGAAAAAGAGCGCCCCTCCGACGGCTACGTCATCATCGGCCTTCTCGGCAACGCACGCTGGCACGAACCCATCACCGAAGATCCAAAGGCAGGTTCGACAGAGATCTGGTCCTTCGTCAACATCACCGGCGACGTTCATCCACTGCACATTCATCTCGTGCGCTTCCAGGTCTTGAATCGCCAGACCTTCGATGTGCCAACCTATCAGCAGACCGGCAAGCTCGTCTTCACAGGAAGGCCAATGGCGCCGGAGAGCAACGAGCGCCCCGCCCACAAAGATACGATCAAGTCCTACCCAGGCTATGTCACCCGCGTCATCATGCGCTTCGATCTTCCCCACGAAGCGCCGGTCTCTCCAGGCGACGAGCTCCTCTACGTCTGGCACTGCCACATCCTGGAGCATGAAGACAACGAGATGATGAGGCCGTACAAGGTGATCGTGTAA
- a CDS encoding sensor histidine kinase, with translation MNTLTTSPEYRQAPAILQEKTAEEGAAPASRHLNGYLLILSLAAVLALATAAECGSVMHPASLVYGAVLWGWWGTIACVLWKLAPRLPIVSSLSVKTIVLHAVAGSMLALVHLLMLWGIGFPLGWGPGEERLMWGVLFNVNRFGIELLLYGFIIGVTGIVQYKLRAQDDAMRSLELQKQLSSAHLRALQMQLEPHFLFNTLNAITTLVELGRQREAVEMLSHLNAILKSTLKRTTPEKVPLSQELEMIDNYLAIEQIRFADRLKVEIKVDPGALDSLVPCFLLQPIVENAIRHGIAHCVSEGVVEASARRDGGSLHLKVRDTGAEAGTQTQEGHGIGLKNTRERLLHFYQNEFAMRAQPLEDGGFEVAITIPYEPQAL, from the coding sequence ATGAACACTCTCACCACTTCTCCGGAGTACCGGCAGGCTCCAGCGATCTTGCAGGAGAAGACAGCCGAGGAAGGCGCTGCACCTGCAAGCAGGCATCTCAACGGCTACCTGTTGATCCTGTCGCTGGCGGCAGTACTGGCGCTCGCTACTGCAGCGGAGTGTGGGTCGGTGATGCATCCGGCCTCGCTGGTTTATGGCGCAGTTCTGTGGGGTTGGTGGGGAACGATTGCGTGCGTACTGTGGAAGCTGGCGCCGCGCTTACCGATTGTCTCCAGCCTTTCCGTGAAGACGATTGTGCTGCACGCGGTTGCGGGATCGATGCTTGCGCTGGTTCATCTGCTGATGCTGTGGGGTATCGGTTTTCCGCTCGGCTGGGGTCCGGGGGAAGAACGCCTGATGTGGGGGGTCCTGTTCAACGTCAACCGGTTCGGCATCGAGCTCCTGCTCTATGGGTTCATTATCGGGGTTACGGGAATCGTTCAATACAAGTTGCGGGCGCAGGACGATGCGATGCGATCGCTCGAGCTTCAGAAGCAGCTCTCTTCGGCTCACCTGCGTGCGCTGCAGATGCAGCTTGAGCCTCACTTTCTCTTCAACACGCTGAACGCAATTACGACGCTGGTGGAGCTTGGGAGACAGCGGGAGGCGGTGGAGATGCTGTCTCATCTGAATGCGATTCTGAAGAGCACGTTGAAGCGGACGACACCGGAGAAGGTTCCGCTCTCGCAGGAGCTGGAGATGATCGATAACTATCTGGCGATCGAGCAGATTCGATTCGCGGATCGGCTGAAGGTCGAGATCAAGGTCGATCCTGGGGCGCTGGACAGCCTGGTGCCGTGTTTTTTGCTTCAGCCAATTGTTGAGAACGCGATTCGGCATGGGATTGCGCATTGTGTGAGTGAGGGCGTGGTGGAGGCCTCTGCGCGACGCGACGGTGGGAGTCTGCATCTGAAGGTGCGCGATACGGGAGCCGAAGCCGGTACGCAGACGCAGGAGGGACACGGGATTGGGCTGAAGAATACGCGGGAGCGATTGCTGCACTTTTACCAGAACGAATTTGCGATGAGGGCACAGCCGCTGGAGGATGGCGGCTTCGAGGTTGCGATCACCATTCCCTACGAGCCGCAAGCCCTATGA
- a CDS encoding radical SAM protein: MSQTAASIATMFSEIAGKVTEGSRIGRDEARWLWNNASDEELRLLAAVVRGRFHAPASCTYMVMRIINYTNVCVAQCDYCAFYRLPGQEGGYVLSHEDVFAKLDELLALGGDLAAFNGGFNPHLPLSYYCELFAAIRARYGDALEFYALTIAEFMYLADHAKLSYPAAAERLKDAGVRWITGGGSEILTEEFRARHSKFKYTVAQYFEAQRAIVEAGLKTTATMVIGFDESLEERLEHLERTRLFQDETGGLASFLCWTFKPYFTQIGGIEITTAEYLRHLALCRIYLDNIPRIRSSVLTQNEQALGGLNYGADDFDLPIEDEVTQKAGATISLDFERILNYARELGYTPKYRHVSLGQPPWVDEA; this comes from the coding sequence ATGAGCCAGACTGCCGCTTCGATTGCGACGATGTTTTCCGAGATTGCGGGTAAGGTTACCGAGGGCTCCCGGATTGGGCGGGATGAGGCGCGGTGGCTTTGGAACAACGCGTCCGATGAGGAGTTGCGTTTGCTTGCCGCCGTGGTGCGCGGGCGATTTCACGCTCCGGCTTCGTGCACGTACATGGTGATGCGGATCATCAACTATACGAATGTGTGTGTGGCGCAGTGCGACTACTGCGCGTTCTACCGGCTGCCTGGGCAGGAGGGCGGGTATGTGTTGAGCCATGAAGACGTGTTTGCGAAGCTGGACGAACTGCTGGCGCTGGGAGGGGATCTGGCGGCGTTCAATGGCGGGTTCAATCCGCATCTGCCGCTGAGTTATTACTGCGAGTTGTTTGCTGCGATTCGCGCGCGGTATGGCGATGCGCTGGAGTTTTATGCGCTAACGATTGCGGAGTTTATGTATCTGGCGGATCATGCGAAGCTGAGCTACCCGGCGGCGGCGGAGCGGTTGAAGGATGCAGGCGTGCGGTGGATCACTGGCGGCGGGTCGGAGATTTTGACTGAGGAGTTTCGCGCGCGGCACTCGAAGTTCAAGTACACCGTGGCGCAGTACTTTGAGGCGCAGCGGGCGATTGTTGAAGCAGGGTTGAAGACGACGGCGACGATGGTGATCGGATTTGACGAGAGCCTGGAGGAGCGGCTGGAACATCTCGAGCGCACGCGGCTGTTTCAGGATGAGACCGGTGGGCTGGCGAGTTTTCTGTGTTGGACGTTCAAGCCTTACTTTACGCAGATTGGTGGGATTGAAATTACGACGGCGGAGTATCTGCGGCACCTGGCGTTGTGTCGGATTTATCTGGATAATATTCCGCGAATTCGTAGTTCGGTACTTACTCAGAATGAGCAGGCACTGGGTGGGTTGAACTATGGTGCGGATGACTTTGATCTGCCGATCGAAGATGAAGTGACGCAGAAAGCAGGGGCGACGATCAGCCTGGACTTTGAGCGAATCTTGAACTATGCGCGGGAGCTTGGGTATACGCCGAAGTATCGGCATGTCTCGCTGGGTCAGCCGCCTTGGGTTGATGAAGCTTAG
- a CDS encoding YncE family protein, whose protein sequence is MKNLRVQKLISKVLPSTLLLAGIATAPFTHLLHAASPTALPKFHVQNQWNLGGKGGWGFLVLDAPAHRLYIPRTNRVMVVDTDTGKLLGEVEDMKNIRDIALDSSGKYGYVTDVTDGTAGFVRVFDRSSLKVVASISTGAVPASIVFDPVSNSVLAFNSHSHSATVIDAATNQVIATIPLNSRPGSAIGDGKGAVFVALPALGQITRIDAASKKITSSWQLAPCTGPSGLVSDSAHHQLFTACEDHKLISVDTETGHVTPIGDAPPNAGDIDFDARHNLLFVADATGTLSIFRRDGLAKYSRIQQVNTQPGARTMVVSQKDDKAYLVTSKFGQNTGTVSEELQFRPTPIPGTFSVIVVGR, encoded by the coding sequence ATGAAGAATCTCCGCGTACAGAAATTAATCTCAAAAGTCCTCCCCTCAACCCTCCTCCTCGCGGGAATTGCGACTGCCCCCTTCACGCATCTCCTCCACGCTGCAAGCCCAACCGCCTTACCAAAGTTCCACGTGCAGAACCAGTGGAACCTCGGCGGCAAAGGAGGATGGGGCTTCCTCGTTCTCGACGCCCCGGCTCACCGTCTCTACATTCCTCGAACCAATCGCGTGATGGTCGTGGACACCGACACCGGCAAGCTCCTCGGTGAAGTGGAGGACATGAAAAACATCCGCGACATCGCGCTCGATAGCTCCGGCAAATACGGCTACGTCACCGACGTAACCGATGGAACAGCCGGTTTCGTCCGCGTCTTTGACCGCTCCAGCCTCAAAGTAGTCGCCTCCATCTCCACCGGCGCCGTCCCCGCCTCCATCGTCTTCGACCCCGTTTCAAACTCCGTCCTCGCTTTCAACTCGCATAGCCACAGCGCGACCGTCATCGACGCCGCAACCAACCAGGTCATCGCAACAATCCCCCTCAATAGCCGCCCCGGCTCCGCGATCGGCGACGGAAAAGGAGCCGTCTTCGTCGCGCTCCCAGCCCTCGGTCAGATCACCCGCATCGACGCCGCCTCAAAGAAGATCACATCGTCGTGGCAACTGGCGCCCTGCACTGGTCCAAGCGGCTTAGTCAGCGACAGCGCTCACCATCAACTTTTCACAGCCTGCGAAGATCACAAGCTAATCTCAGTCGACACAGAGACCGGCCACGTCACCCCTATCGGAGATGCTCCACCGAACGCCGGTGACATCGACTTCGATGCCCGGCACAACCTGCTCTTCGTCGCCGATGCCACCGGCACGCTCTCCATCTTTCGCCGCGACGGGCTCGCTAAATACTCCCGTATTCAGCAGGTAAACACTCAACCCGGCGCGAGAACGATGGTCGTCAGTCAGAAGGACGACAAGGCATACCTTGTAACCTCCAAGTTCGGCCAGAACACTGGCACCGTCTCCGAAGAGTTACAGTTTCGCCCCACTCCAATCCCCGGCACCTTCTCAGTCATCGTCGTCGGACGCTAA
- a CDS encoding LytR/AlgR family response regulator transcription factor gives MKLKTLIADDEPLARERLRFLLAGDDEVEVVGECRNGSEVLASLKALRVDVLFLDIQMPGRGGFEVIEQVGAAQMPVTVFVTAHDQYALRAFGVHALDYLTKPVEPERLKAALAQVKKRIVSNTALLNQERLKQVLAELETGDAGTKEYPKRLLVPNGAKDTVVNVQEIEWIEAQDYYSCLHVGAKSFMLRETVKQLANMLDPNRFVRIHRSTIVNMDYVREVAREGRGEGAVILTRGQRLKMSKTGWQNLVVASRRL, from the coding sequence ATGAAGCTGAAGACGCTGATTGCCGATGACGAACCACTGGCGCGGGAACGCCTGCGTTTTCTGCTTGCCGGGGATGATGAGGTGGAGGTTGTAGGCGAGTGCAGGAACGGCAGTGAGGTGTTGGCTTCGCTGAAGGCGCTGCGGGTCGACGTTTTGTTTCTGGATATTCAGATGCCAGGCAGGGGAGGGTTTGAGGTGATCGAGCAGGTGGGCGCGGCGCAGATGCCGGTGACGGTATTTGTAACCGCTCATGATCAGTATGCGCTGCGCGCGTTTGGGGTGCATGCGCTTGATTACCTGACGAAGCCTGTGGAACCGGAGCGGCTGAAGGCTGCGCTGGCTCAGGTGAAGAAGCGTATTGTTTCGAATACAGCGTTGTTGAACCAGGAGCGGTTGAAGCAGGTTCTGGCTGAACTGGAGACGGGAGACGCTGGTACGAAGGAGTATCCGAAGAGGCTGCTGGTGCCGAATGGGGCGAAGGATACGGTGGTGAATGTTCAGGAGATCGAGTGGATTGAGGCGCAGGATTACTACTCGTGCCTGCATGTGGGGGCGAAGAGTTTTATGCTGCGGGAGACGGTGAAGCAACTGGCTAACATGCTTGACCCGAATCGCTTCGTGCGAATTCACCGGTCTACGATTGTGAACATGGACTATGTGCGCGAGGTGGCGCGGGAGGGGCGTGGTGAGGGGGCGGTGATTCTGACGCGGGGGCAAAGGCTGAAGATGAGCAAGACTGGCTGGCAGAATCTGGTGGTGGCGAGCCGCAGGCTTTGA
- a CDS encoding alkaline phosphatase family protein, translating to MKRTVSAPNGTLKCGAMMLIALQVFAGLPQSAYAQTAVPETKTPIKHVIIIIGENRTFDHVYATYKPKAGETVSNLLSKGIVNANGKPGPNYSLSAQFSAVDSTTADNGKYSNSPQEKSIYSTLPAALAGGPEKQSATSAPFTTLKVAELADTGLAAGYDKFLLTGATGIAGGKPDTRITNDTNLREGVFQLSGSKLPYDAYTNSPVHRFFQMWQQVDCNADYATEDNASGCLNDLFPWVEVSVGTGGNGAKQPANFNETTTGEGATSMGFYNMAQGDAPYFKKLADDYTISDNFHQSVMGGTGANHIMFGFGDAIFYTNTKGVATKPPTNQIENPNPQVATNDFYDQDGYGGGSYVNCGDINQPGVPAVTNYLQSLKNPVKPNCVKGDYYLVNNYNPGYNGDGTLTSQYSPFTIPPTSQKSIGDDLVAHKVPFKYFGENWDLYVTDPTESNSFDAYCNICNPFQYQTQFMGTQAARQTYIADTTELYEDIDTGNLPPVSIVKPSGINDGHPASSKLDLFEGFTKKIIDGVKANPTLWADTAIFVTFDEGGGYYDSGYIQPVDFFGDGTRIPLIVVSKYSTGGHVSHEYGDHVSLMKYIEKNWGLPTISDRSRDNLPNPIQKANSPYVPTNSPAIGDLTDDFQFSTK from the coding sequence TTGAAACGTACTGTCAGCGCCCCTAACGGGACCTTGAAGTGCGGCGCGATGATGTTGATTGCGCTGCAAGTGTTTGCGGGACTGCCACAATCCGCCTACGCCCAAACTGCCGTCCCCGAAACAAAGACCCCCATCAAGCACGTCATCATCATCATCGGTGAAAACCGTACCTTCGATCACGTCTACGCCACCTACAAGCCGAAGGCAGGAGAGACCGTCTCGAACCTCCTCTCCAAGGGCATCGTCAACGCCAACGGCAAGCCCGGTCCAAACTACTCCCTCTCCGCTCAGTTCTCGGCCGTCGATAGCACCACCGCTGATAACGGAAAGTATTCCAACAGCCCACAGGAAAAGAGCATCTACAGCACCCTTCCCGCGGCTCTCGCTGGCGGACCTGAAAAGCAAAGCGCCACCAGCGCACCTTTCACAACCCTGAAGGTCGCAGAACTTGCCGACACCGGTCTCGCGGCTGGTTATGACAAATTCCTGCTCACCGGTGCGACTGGTATCGCCGGCGGCAAGCCCGACACTCGCATTACGAACGACACCAACCTGCGCGAAGGTGTCTTTCAGCTCAGTGGATCCAAGTTGCCGTACGACGCCTACACCAACAGCCCCGTTCACCGCTTCTTCCAGATGTGGCAGCAGGTCGACTGCAACGCCGACTACGCCACCGAAGACAACGCCAGCGGTTGCTTGAACGACCTCTTTCCCTGGGTTGAAGTCTCCGTCGGCACCGGCGGCAACGGAGCCAAGCAGCCAGCCAACTTCAACGAAACCACCACCGGCGAAGGCGCCACCTCCATGGGCTTCTACAACATGGCCCAGGGCGACGCTCCGTACTTCAAGAAGCTTGCCGATGACTACACCATCAGCGACAACTTCCACCAGTCGGTAATGGGCGGCACCGGTGCCAATCACATCATGTTTGGCTTCGGCGATGCCATCTTCTACACGAACACCAAGGGCGTTGCCACCAAGCCGCCAACCAACCAAATCGAAAACCCCAACCCCCAGGTCGCAACCAACGACTTCTACGACCAGGACGGTTACGGCGGCGGCAGCTACGTCAACTGCGGAGACATCAACCAGCCAGGCGTTCCGGCTGTCACCAACTACCTCCAGTCCCTCAAGAATCCTGTAAAACCGAACTGCGTCAAGGGCGACTACTACCTCGTCAACAACTATAACCCCGGCTACAACGGCGACGGCACCCTCACTTCGCAGTACTCGCCCTTCACCATTCCTCCCACCAGCCAGAAGAGCATCGGCGACGACCTCGTTGCTCACAAGGTTCCCTTCAAATACTTCGGCGAGAACTGGGATCTCTACGTAACCGATCCCACCGAGTCGAACTCCTTCGATGCGTACTGCAACATCTGCAACCCGTTCCAGTACCAGACCCAGTTCATGGGAACTCAGGCCGCCCGCCAAACCTACATCGCGGACACGACTGAGCTCTATGAGGACATCGACACCGGCAACCTGCCGCCAGTCTCCATCGTCAAGCCCAGCGGCATAAACGATGGTCACCCGGCGTCTTCCAAGCTCGACCTCTTCGAAGGCTTCACCAAGAAGATCATCGACGGAGTCAAAGCCAACCCGACCCTCTGGGCCGACACTGCCATCTTCGTCACCTTCGACGAGGGTGGCGGATACTACGACTCCGGCTACATCCAACCCGTCGACTTCTTCGGCGACGGTACCCGCATTCCCCTCATCGTTGTCTCGAAGTACTCCACCGGCGGACACGTCTCGCACGAGTATGGCGATCACGTCTCCCTCATGAAGTACATCGAGAAGAACTGGGGCCTGCCCACCATCTCCGACCGCAGCCGCGACAATCTGCCGAACCCGATCCAGAAAGCAAACAGCCCCTACGTCCCGACGAACAGCCCTGCAATTGGCGATCTGACGGATGACTTCCAATTCTCCACCAAATAA